A section of the Candidatus Thermoplasmatota archaeon genome encodes:
- a CDS encoding EamA family transporter produces MVKKAEAILAVTASLLWGLSFPAIKAGLENVSPILLGALRYIIAMPLFILLSLAFHRGKSFCVTTNLPYRWIEDLSLHYNHETFEKINTVEG; encoded by the coding sequence ATGGTGAAAAAAGCAGAAGCAATACTGGCCGTAACAGCATCTCTCCTATGGGGGCTTTCATTTCCCGCGATAAAGGCAGGGTTAGAAAACGTATCGCCCATTCTTTTGGGTGCGTTAAGGTATATTATTGCCATGCCGTTGTTCATATTACTTTCCCTTGCCTTCCATAGGGGGAAAAGTTTTTGTGTGACAACAAACCTTCCCTATCGGTGGATAGAAGATCTTAGTTTACACTATAACCATGAGACATTTGAAAAAATAAATACCGTAGAAGGGTGA